From Methanomassiliicoccales archaeon, a single genomic window includes:
- a CDS encoding GTP-binding protein, whose translation MSSTIEEQIKAIEDEIFKTQKNKNTEYHLGKLKAKIARLREEQEKRRSSGGKAGLTYGVKKSGNATVALVGLPSVGKSTILNQLTDANSEVAAYDFTTLDVVPGVMTYKFAKIQILDLPGLIKDASKGKGRGREVLSVVRAADLIIFVIDACGTNIQVLIRELEAVGIRINTHPADVVISKTESGGVQVRTTLSLTKMDEELARSIVSEYGFINADVIIREDIDEDELIDVLVGNRVYAKAMVAVNKIDLVADKSYMPGLKRKFRGYDVVFISAEKGQGIGGLKETIYHNLDLIRIYLKPQGREADLKEPLVVRKDATVGNVADTLHRTIRQNFRYAVVWGRSAKFPGQTVGMDHVLKDGDVLSIIKRRGG comes from the coding sequence GTGTCTTCCACCATCGAGGAACAGATCAAGGCGATAGAAGATGAGATCTTCAAGACGCAGAAGAACAAGAATACGGAGTATCACCTCGGCAAGCTGAAGGCCAAGATTGCCCGCCTCCGGGAGGAGCAGGAGAAGAGGCGCTCAAGTGGCGGAAAAGCTGGCCTCACGTACGGCGTCAAGAAGTCCGGCAATGCCACCGTGGCCCTGGTCGGCCTACCAAGCGTTGGCAAGTCCACCATCCTCAACCAGCTCACCGACGCCAACAGCGAGGTCGCTGCCTACGACTTCACGACGTTGGATGTTGTGCCGGGGGTGATGACCTACAAGTTCGCCAAGATCCAGATATTGGACCTTCCCGGTCTGATCAAGGACGCCTCCAAGGGCAAGGGACGAGGACGAGAGGTCCTCTCCGTGGTCCGGGCGGCGGACCTCATCATATTCGTCATCGATGCCTGCGGCACCAACATCCAGGTGCTGATACGAGAGCTGGAGGCGGTGGGCATCCGCATCAACACCCATCCCGCCGACGTGGTCATCAGCAAGACCGAGAGCGGGGGCGTACAGGTGCGCACGACCTTGTCACTCACCAAGATGGACGAGGAACTCGCCCGGAGTATTGTCAGCGAATACGGCTTCATCAACGCGGACGTCATCATCCGGGAGGACATCGACGAGGACGAGCTCATCGATGTGCTGGTCGGCAATCGCGTGTACGCGAAGGCCATGGTGGCGGTGAACAAGATCGATCTCGTCGCGGACAAGAGCTATATGCCGGGCCTGAAGCGCAAGTTCCGCGGCTACGACGTCGTTTTCATCTCGGCGGAGAAGGGCCAGGGGATCGGTGGGCTCAAGGAGACGATCTACCATAATCTGGACCTCATCCGCATCTACCTCAAGCCCCAAGGCCGGGAGGCGGACCTGAAAGAGCCGTTGGTGGTGCGCAAGGATGCCACCGTCGGAAATGTGGCCGATACCTTGCACCGGACCATCCGCCAGAACTTCCGCTATGCCGTGGTCTGGGGCAGGAGCGCCAAGTTCCCCGGCCAGACGGTGGGGATGGACCACGTGCTGAAAGATGGGGATGTTCTGTCCATCATCAAGAGGCGCGGTGGCTGA
- the arcC gene encoding carbamate kinase: protein MKTAVVAIGGNAILRAGEEATLENQMRNLRETMTHLARMIRSGYDMVLTHGNGPQVGNILIQNEVARENIPSMPLDVCVAESQGQIGYMIQQALTEACDRCGVRKVVTCVLTRVVVDPEDPAFENPTKPVGPYYTKEEADYLKRTQRWDFHEDPKRGGYRRVVPSPRPIDIIEKDGIRRLVFGGEDQAEVVVASGGGGIPVVRKDGHYLGVEAVVDKDLAAAVLALSIQEKLFIMLTDVDNIFLDYKGNNQRALERVTVKELEEYQAQGQFPEGSMGPKVEATLQFLAGGGERVIITSPEKLDAALEGKAGTSITR, encoded by the coding sequence ATGAAGACCGCGGTCGTAGCCATCGGCGGAAACGCCATACTCAGGGCAGGCGAGGAGGCCACCCTGGAGAACCAGATGCGCAATCTCCGAGAGACGATGACGCACCTGGCCCGAATGATCAGATCCGGCTATGACATGGTGCTGACCCACGGGAACGGACCTCAGGTGGGCAACATCCTCATCCAGAACGAGGTGGCCCGCGAGAACATTCCCTCCATGCCTCTGGACGTGTGCGTGGCGGAGTCGCAGGGTCAGATCGGCTACATGATCCAGCAGGCTTTGACCGAAGCTTGCGATAGATGCGGTGTGAGGAAGGTGGTGACCTGCGTCCTCACCCGGGTGGTGGTGGACCCAGAGGATCCCGCTTTCGAGAACCCCACCAAACCCGTCGGGCCGTACTACACGAAGGAAGAAGCGGACTACCTCAAACGCACCCAAAGGTGGGACTTCCATGAGGATCCGAAGAGAGGAGGCTACAGGCGCGTGGTCCCTTCCCCCCGTCCCATCGACATCATCGAGAAAGATGGCATCCGCCGTCTGGTCTTCGGTGGCGAGGACCAGGCAGAGGTCGTGGTTGCTTCGGGAGGGGGGGGCATCCCCGTGGTGAGGAAGGACGGCCACTACTTGGGCGTGGAGGCGGTGGTGGACAAGGACCTAGCGGCCGCGGTGCTGGCTCTGAGCATTCAAGAGAAACTATTCATCATGCTCACGGACGTGGACAACATATTCTTGGACTACAAAGGAAACAACCAGAGAGCCCTGGAAAGGGTAACGGTCAAAGAACTGGAGGAATACCAAGCTCAGGGGCAGTTCCCCGAGGGGAGCATGGGACCGAAGGTTGAAGCTACGCTGCAGTTCTTGGCCGGAGGAGGGGAACGCGTCATCATCACCTCGCCGGAGAAGCTTGATGCGGCCCTGGAAGGCAAGGCGGGAACGTCGATAACGAGGTAG
- a CDS encoding PLP-dependent aspartate aminotransferase family protein — protein MSEKRSERRGLSTRAVHAGEMLDNEHGSVNTPIYQTSTFFFPTEERESWEGKVPEGRYIYTRHGNPTIAAAEEKLAALEGGERALVFSSGMAAITSTILSLVGKGDHVVAIEDLYGGTFAFMRQELPRLGVEVSMVSSSDLTQMENTINSKTKLIYIESPTNPLLKLVDIRAVARIARKHDVVSIIDSTFATPINQNPLDMGLDLVVHSGTKYLNGHSDLIAGAVVGRRQMLDEIYKKRVQYGGSLDPIGAFLLSRGMKTLEVRMQRHNQNGLKLAEFLESHPLVDRVHYPGLRSHPQHSLAKGQMRGFSGMVSFEVKGARREAEAVLSAFKLIKKATSLGGVDSLASMPLNSSHSSLSAEERARFGIRDSLIRLSVGIEDVGDLKADLDQALAASR, from the coding sequence ATGAGCGAGAAGAGAAGCGAGCGCCGCGGTCTGAGCACCAGAGCAGTGCACGCGGGCGAGATGCTGGATAACGAGCATGGATCGGTGAACACTCCCATCTATCAGACCTCCACCTTCTTCTTCCCTACCGAGGAGAGGGAGAGCTGGGAGGGCAAGGTGCCCGAGGGCAGGTACATCTACACCCGCCATGGCAACCCCACCATTGCGGCGGCCGAGGAGAAGCTAGCTGCTTTGGAGGGCGGCGAGAGGGCCTTGGTCTTCTCGTCAGGCATGGCCGCCATCACCTCCACCATCCTTTCCCTCGTCGGCAAGGGCGATCACGTGGTCGCCATCGAAGACCTCTACGGCGGGACGTTCGCCTTCATGAGGCAAGAGCTTCCCCGGCTGGGAGTGGAGGTAAGCATGGTCAGCTCTTCGGACTTGACGCAGATGGAGAATACCATCAACTCCAAAACCAAGCTGATCTACATCGAATCGCCGACCAATCCCCTGCTGAAGCTGGTAGATATCAGAGCGGTGGCGAGGATCGCCCGAAAGCACGATGTTGTTTCCATCATCGATTCCACCTTCGCCACGCCCATCAACCAGAACCCGCTGGACATGGGCCTAGACCTGGTGGTGCACTCCGGAACGAAGTACCTGAACGGGCACTCGGACCTCATCGCTGGGGCGGTGGTCGGGAGAAGGCAAATGCTGGACGAGATCTACAAGAAGAGGGTCCAGTACGGCGGCTCCCTCGATCCCATAGGCGCCTTCCTCCTCTCCCGAGGCATGAAGACGCTCGAGGTACGAATGCAGCGGCACAACCAGAACGGCCTGAAGTTGGCCGAGTTCCTAGAATCACATCCGTTGGTAGATAGGGTGCACTATCCCGGATTGCGATCGCATCCGCAGCACTCGCTGGCCAAGGGACAGATGCGCGGGTTCTCGGGCATGGTATCGTTCGAAGTCAAAGGGGCGAGAAGGGAAGCGGAGGCGGTGCTATCCGCCTTCAAGCTGATCAAGAAGGCCACCAGCCTGGGCGGGGTGGATTCCCTGGCCTCGATGCCTTTGAACTCGTCGCATTCCTCGCTCTCTGCTGAGGAGAGAGCCAGGTTCGGGATCAGGGACTCATTGATAAGGCTCTCCGTCGGCATCGAGGACGTGGGGGACCTGAAGGCGGACCTGGATCAGGCGCTGGCAGCGAGTCGGTAG
- a CDS encoding zinc ribbon domain-containing protein has product MASTGAPKGLFPGLRNTRNGIIMAIALSLIASYFILVFQSLFLCLAPALVAIIMYFVPNWFGLKNKKKLAIMGVVLLLVLGVALGVTNYYAEKDMQPSNIADGHFTSGQVLPFRGGAGSYNFSVVLTTGNNTSYIKLRLVDFWAATDNLYNMTFSSNFDGGKLFVSNRNLVGSVYFYSFVYTDPVGATYQSTWGNGPVTVQDGDILSHNLQIWVVAVFYTVGLLFFMLVLLTWWMDSSKKRYETLQQKKTEKQGGKPEKFVCSECGTEVPDEAKQCPQCGEKFDDEEKKGKGPVPKADDELICSECGKTVKDSDKKCWNCGKEFEN; this is encoded by the coding sequence ATGGCTTCCACTGGCGCGCCCAAGGGCTTGTTTCCGGGGCTACGCAACACTCGCAATGGCATCATCATGGCGATCGCCCTGAGCTTGATCGCCTCCTACTTCATCCTGGTCTTCCAATCCTTATTCCTTTGTCTAGCACCGGCCCTCGTGGCCATAATCATGTATTTCGTGCCCAACTGGTTCGGGCTCAAGAACAAGAAGAAACTGGCCATCATGGGCGTGGTATTGCTGCTGGTCTTGGGCGTCGCGCTGGGCGTCACCAACTACTACGCAGAGAAGGACATGCAGCCTTCGAATATCGCGGACGGTCACTTCACCAGCGGCCAAGTATTGCCGTTCCGCGGCGGGGCGGGCAGCTACAACTTCTCCGTGGTCCTGACCACGGGCAACAACACGTCTTACATCAAGCTCCGGCTGGTGGATTTCTGGGCTGCCACTGATAATCTCTACAACATGACGTTCTCCAGCAATTTCGACGGAGGTAAACTGTTCGTTTCGAACCGGAACCTGGTCGGCAGCGTGTACTTCTACAGCTTCGTCTACACGGACCCGGTGGGAGCCACGTATCAGAGCACCTGGGGCAACGGCCCCGTGACCGTCCAGGACGGCGACATCCTCAGCCACAACCTCCAGATCTGGGTCGTGGCGGTGTTCTACACCGTGGGATTACTGTTCTTCATGCTCGTGCTCCTCACCTGGTGGATGGACTCCTCCAAGAAGCGCTACGAGACGTTGCAACAGAAGAAGACGGAGAAGCAGGGCGGGAAACCGGAGAAGTTCGTCTGCTCGGAATGCGGCACCGAGGTCCCTGACGAAGCGAAGCAATGCCCGCAGTGCGGAGAGAAGTTCGATGATGAGGAGAAGAAGGGCAAAGGTCCAGTGCCCAAGGCGGACGACGAGCTCATCTGCTCCGAGTGCGGCAAGACCGTCAAGGATTCGGACAAGAAGTGCTGGAACTGCGGCAAGGAGTTCGAGAACTGA
- the hisS gene encoding histidine--tRNA ligase: MIQRPRGTRDFTPKEMEMRRHLEGAFRTVAETHGFREICTPIFEHAELFTLKSGPSIIEEMYAFEDKGGRPIALRPELTAPAMRFFVNDLTNYPRPLKLFYFGQCFRYERPQSGRFREFFQFGAELIGASAPESDAEVIGLAAALIAKSGLGEYQIRVGHIGVLRSMLRDAGVPQEKVSGILQKLDKKMYDEARPLMRDAGMTEEISEKVIKVTETTGPVDVLKDFPGEASSYLVEVFRILEAYGFTDVKVDLGVVRGLDYYTGVVFEVDAPKLGAEKQVCGGGSYSLTELFGGEKVFSTGFAIGFDRILMALEREGTIVQEHKVEAYVIPVSDKMRLEAHAITADLRNNGIAADVDLMRRNLAKNFKYADAIGARFAIIVGEKEMAEGSVALRDLASGEQSLVKKDELVDKLRKKGESGVRGRCGGEN, encoded by the coding sequence ATGATTCAGCGGCCTCGAGGGACCAGAGACTTCACCCCGAAGGAGATGGAGATGCGCCGGCACCTGGAGGGCGCTTTCAGAACGGTCGCGGAGACGCATGGCTTTCGTGAGATCTGCACCCCCATATTCGAGCACGCTGAGCTTTTCACCCTCAAGTCCGGCCCGAGCATCATCGAGGAGATGTACGCCTTCGAGGACAAGGGAGGAAGACCGATAGCTCTCAGGCCAGAGCTCACGGCCCCGGCCATGCGTTTCTTCGTGAACGACCTCACCAACTACCCTCGGCCGCTGAAGCTCTTCTATTTTGGGCAGTGCTTCCGTTACGAGAGGCCGCAGAGCGGACGCTTCAGAGAGTTCTTCCAGTTCGGGGCGGAGCTCATCGGTGCGTCGGCTCCGGAATCGGACGCGGAGGTCATCGGTCTGGCCGCGGCCTTGATCGCCAAGAGCGGTCTGGGCGAGTACCAGATCCGCGTCGGCCACATCGGCGTCCTGCGTTCAATGCTTCGCGATGCTGGAGTCCCGCAAGAAAAGGTGTCTGGCATACTGCAGAAGCTGGACAAGAAGATGTATGACGAGGCGAGGCCGCTGATGCGCGATGCCGGAATGACCGAGGAGATATCCGAGAAAGTGATCAAGGTCACCGAGACCACTGGCCCGGTGGACGTGCTGAAGGACTTCCCAGGTGAGGCCAGTTCATATCTCGTCGAGGTGTTCCGCATCCTCGAGGCCTATGGGTTCACCGATGTCAAAGTGGACCTCGGGGTGGTTCGTGGCCTCGACTACTATACCGGTGTGGTCTTCGAGGTCGACGCTCCGAAGCTCGGAGCGGAGAAGCAGGTGTGCGGTGGAGGTTCGTACTCGCTCACAGAGCTCTTCGGAGGCGAGAAGGTCTTCTCCACCGGTTTCGCCATCGGGTTCGACCGCATCCTCATGGCATTGGAGCGCGAGGGCACGATCGTCCAGGAGCACAAGGTCGAGGCGTATGTCATACCGGTCTCGGACAAGATGCGCCTGGAGGCGCATGCCATCACCGCCGACCTTCGTAATAATGGAATAGCGGCCGACGTCGATCTTATGAGGAGGAACCTGGCCAAGAACTTCAAGTACGCTGACGCCATCGGCGCACGCTTCGCCATCATCGTGGGCGAGAAGGAGATGGCCGAAGGTTCTGTCGCCCTAAGGGACCTTGCCAGCGGCGAGCAGAGCTTGGTCAAGAAGGATGAATTGGTGGACAAGCTCCGAAAAAAAGGTGAGTCTGGTGTCCGTGGTCGATGTGGTGGGGAAAACTAG
- a CDS encoding DNA topoisomerase VI subunit B: MTSIADQLAKKQKEISVSEFFERNRQILGFDSATKAIIIAVKEAVDNSLDACEEAGFLPDIVVKLERIDEKEFRMTVEDNGPGIVPDMIPNVFGRLLFGSRFHAIRQSRGQQGIGISATVMYGQITTGKPTKVTSKTEKEKPAAVKQIMLNTKTNSPLVVSSDFIMWDEKEHGTKVEINVNGRYVGGKQSVLEYLKQTAIVNPHASFSFTDPEGKTYIYPRAADKLPPATIEIKPHPEGVELGTLMNMGRASRTRNLRDFLKNDFCRVSDRLAKEIAERAGLPETTKTTQLDLDKYKALLGAMQSVKYLPPQMDCLSPIGEALIRKGLKNVLDEAKPEFYTPPVSRSPRVYSGNPFQVEVGIVYGGNLTADQQVTILRFANRVPLLYQQGGCVLTKSVEAVDWRRYGLEQRGGSGIPFGPAIILVHIACTKVPFTSEAKEAVASIPEIQTEIELALRECGRRLKVHLNKKETKTKTKAKFEIVQEILPLIAEKSAKIVHRPVPSLSGTITKIMNVVWIDDSVVYEKKRHVAKIDIYNYTPRQVRFNLHAVVPAGSLDMEATDPKPMEVKEDGKVTWELRHIRSTEKQTVRLVLTGLDPDLYDENEIYSSGIDPTMIIGADPLPGDWDVAGLKVTEVPAEIPALKEEEAEEEEVDYDEQTEALSDD; encoded by the coding sequence ATGACCTCCATCGCCGATCAATTGGCTAAGAAGCAGAAGGAGATCTCCGTCTCCGAGTTCTTCGAACGCAACCGCCAGATATTGGGCTTCGACTCGGCCACCAAGGCCATCATCATTGCGGTTAAGGAGGCGGTGGACAACAGCCTGGATGCGTGCGAGGAAGCGGGTTTTCTGCCGGACATCGTGGTCAAGCTGGAAAGGATCGACGAGAAAGAGTTCCGCATGACCGTGGAGGACAACGGCCCGGGCATCGTGCCGGACATGATCCCCAATGTCTTCGGTCGCCTTCTCTTCGGTTCCAGATTCCACGCCATCCGGCAGTCCCGGGGGCAACAGGGCATAGGCATCTCGGCCACGGTCATGTATGGCCAGATCACCACTGGCAAGCCGACCAAGGTCACTTCCAAGACGGAGAAGGAGAAGCCCGCGGCGGTCAAGCAGATCATGCTCAACACCAAGACCAACTCGCCTTTGGTGGTCTCCTCTGATTTCATCATGTGGGATGAGAAAGAACATGGAACGAAGGTGGAGATCAACGTCAACGGCCGCTATGTTGGCGGCAAGCAGTCCGTGCTCGAGTATCTGAAGCAAACGGCCATCGTCAATCCTCACGCCTCATTCTCCTTCACCGATCCGGAAGGGAAGACCTACATCTATCCCCGGGCGGCGGACAAGCTGCCCCCCGCCACGATAGAGATCAAGCCTCATCCCGAGGGGGTGGAGCTTGGCACGCTCATGAACATGGGCCGCGCTTCCCGCACGAGGAACCTGCGCGACTTCCTGAAGAACGATTTCTGCCGGGTGTCCGACCGCCTGGCAAAGGAGATCGCGGAGCGAGCGGGACTGCCCGAGACGACCAAGACCACCCAGCTGGACCTGGACAAGTACAAGGCTTTGCTAGGAGCGATGCAGTCGGTGAAGTACCTTCCTCCGCAGATGGACTGCCTTTCGCCCATCGGAGAAGCGCTCATCCGCAAGGGCCTGAAGAACGTCCTGGACGAGGCGAAGCCGGAGTTCTACACTCCCCCGGTCTCCAGGAGCCCCCGGGTCTACTCTGGCAATCCCTTCCAGGTGGAGGTGGGCATCGTCTACGGCGGAAATCTGACCGCGGACCAGCAGGTCACCATCCTGAGATTCGCGAACCGCGTGCCTTTGCTCTATCAGCAGGGAGGATGCGTGCTCACCAAGTCGGTGGAGGCGGTCGACTGGCGCCGCTACGGCCTGGAGCAGAGGGGTGGGAGCGGGATTCCATTTGGTCCAGCGATCATCCTGGTGCACATCGCGTGTACCAAGGTGCCTTTCACCTCGGAAGCGAAGGAGGCCGTGGCCAGCATCCCCGAGATCCAGACGGAGATCGAGCTGGCGCTGAGGGAATGCGGACGAAGGCTCAAGGTCCACCTGAACAAGAAGGAGACGAAGACCAAGACCAAGGCCAAGTTTGAGATCGTGCAGGAGATCCTCCCTCTCATCGCAGAGAAGTCGGCCAAGATCGTTCACCGGCCCGTGCCTTCCCTGAGCGGCACCATCACCAAGATCATGAACGTGGTCTGGATCGACGACTCGGTGGTCTACGAGAAGAAGCGGCACGTGGCCAAGATCGACATCTACAACTACACTCCCAGGCAGGTGCGCTTCAACCTTCATGCCGTGGTACCAGCGGGCTCATTGGACATGGAGGCCACCGACCCCAAACCAATGGAGGTCAAGGAGGACGGCAAGGTCACCTGGGAGTTGAGGCATATCCGTTCGACCGAGAAGCAGACCGTACGTTTGGTGCTGACCGGGCTCGATCCTGATCTCTACGACGAGAACGAGATCTATTCCAGCGGGATCGACCCGACCATGATCATCGGCGCTGACCCATTGCCAGGCGATTGGGATGTCGCCGGGCTCAAGGTGACCGAGGTACCTGCTGAGATTCCCGCCCTCAAAGAAGAAGAGGCCGAAGAGGAAGAAGTGGACTACGACGAGCAGACGGAGGCCTTGAGCGATGACTGA
- a CDS encoding radical SAM protein, with translation MAVYRVGYQEELCQAILYNHGCNWTCSICSYKLREGFAPSRFLSTDEVLECLSSFRLERLLILGGEPLTCADLDVMVSEAKARGAWVKIAHSNASFMPPEGVDEMGISLRAISKRKHQQLTGAPNTKVLGNLYAIRDRGVELEVSTILIPEVVDADEIGKIAEFLAEVDEEIPLHITAFLPVPGITWRGPTDGEMAMAMQAARAHLKNVSGSSLSAREYFAPSAKDTMQHRDGVH, from the coding sequence ATGGCCGTCTACCGGGTCGGGTACCAGGAGGAGCTGTGCCAGGCCATCCTCTACAACCATGGGTGCAACTGGACCTGCAGCATATGCTCCTACAAGCTTAGAGAGGGATTCGCTCCCTCGCGTTTCCTTTCCACCGATGAAGTGCTCGAGTGCCTTTCCTCCTTCAGACTGGAGAGGCTCCTCATCCTCGGCGGGGAGCCGCTCACCTGCGCTGACCTTGATGTCATGGTCTCGGAGGCGAAGGCCCGCGGAGCCTGGGTCAAGATCGCGCACTCCAACGCCTCCTTCATGCCGCCGGAGGGAGTCGACGAGATGGGCATCAGCTTGAGGGCGATCAGCAAGAGGAAGCATCAGCAGCTCACCGGGGCACCGAACACCAAGGTCCTGGGCAATTTGTACGCCATTAGGGACCGGGGCGTGGAGCTGGAAGTGAGCACTATCCTCATCCCCGAGGTTGTGGACGCCGACGAGATAGGCAAGATCGCGGAATTCCTTGCCGAGGTGGACGAGGAGATACCTCTGCACATCACTGCATTCCTTCCCGTTCCAGGAATAACCTGGCGCGGACCTACGGATGGAGAGATGGCGATGGCCATGCAGGCTGCGAGAGCGCACCTGAAGAACGTCTCCGGGTCCAGTCTCAGCGCTCGCGAGTATTTCGCTCCAAGCGCAAAGGACACGATGCAGCACCGCGACGGGGTGCACTGA
- a CDS encoding aspartate 1-decarboxylase codes for MRCLLRTKIHRAVVTDANPEYVGSITVDEDLLHRADIWPGEKVLVADVDNGARFETYAVSGKAGSGTVCVNGSAARLVKKGDKVIIMAFEYTDSPITPKVVLVDEQNRYVRSM; via the coding sequence ATGCGTTGCCTGCTCCGGACCAAGATCCACAGGGCGGTTGTCACTGACGCCAACCCCGAATACGTAGGGAGCATCACTGTGGACGAGGACCTCCTTCACAGGGCTGACATCTGGCCAGGGGAGAAGGTTCTGGTGGCCGACGTCGACAACGGCGCTCGATTCGAGACCTATGCGGTCAGCGGGAAGGCGGGCAGCGGCACGGTCTGCGTCAATGGCAGCGCCGCAAGATTGGTGAAGAAAGGCGACAAGGTCATCATCATGGCCTTCGAATACACCGACTCCCCGATCACGCCGAAGGTCGTGCTCGTCGATGAGCAAAATCGCTACGTTCGATCGATGTGA
- a CDS encoding ribonuclease HI family protein, which yields MKLTVYTDGGSRGNPGPSAYGVVVVSDEGKVLKQRSQYLGERTNNEAEYYGLIAGLKMAKELGADEVEVVMDSELVAFQIDGRYRVKAAHLLPLHEEAKSLLSRFRSAKVLQKGRDNPMTTRADELVNEELDIMAFARKLRK from the coding sequence TTGAAGCTTACGGTCTACACGGACGGCGGTTCCCGAGGGAACCCAGGCCCCTCTGCGTACGGCGTGGTAGTGGTCTCGGATGAAGGCAAGGTGCTGAAGCAGCGCTCTCAATATCTTGGCGAAAGAACGAACAATGAGGCTGAGTACTACGGTCTCATCGCCGGACTGAAGATGGCGAAGGAGCTGGGTGCGGACGAAGTAGAGGTGGTGATGGACAGTGAGCTGGTGGCATTCCAGATCGACGGCCGCTACCGGGTGAAGGCGGCTCATCTGCTACCATTGCATGAGGAAGCGAAGTCCCTTCTCAGCCGGTTCAGATCGGCGAAGGTGCTCCAGAAAGGAAGGGACAACCCTATGACCACCCGGGCGGACGAACTGGTCAATGAGGAACTGGACATCATGGCATTCGCCCGCAAGCTTCGGAAGTGA
- a CDS encoding ABC transporter substrate-binding protein: MASKVVIALTVLVLVSAGVLGALVLINPEPEDTKVSAKFDSPLDGSTVSGVIGINANVTSKKAISYVVLRLDDQTIGNKTIAPFSWELNTTQHAEGQHNLNLTAVNSAGGRGQSQVTVTINNGGTTVGITSPNNMSHVSGDVLVMAQVVSPRTVKYVSFELDGDEVANLSAAPYALQWNTSTAYNGEHAIQVKAVDILNMSCHATIILIADNPFTYRDARGIDVSFPRIPQRIVTLGNSFTEVVFAVGAGGQLVGRDSKSVYPSEALAVTDVGGTYGTSINKEAIIATIPDLIIAWKYATTASAITTLEADGYKVVALSPSSIDTVKLEIQDIGIIAGHKVEAQKIVQNMTERINRVIEKVPVIPDSQRPKVYFELRNGNTVNNTTMSGEIIRLAGGLNIYGNATKTNPIPSSEVTISRLPAFIVIEDQSIVTNADIEARSGWSIIPAVQLHQIYRINGEWMTATPRLVNAIEQMLQWFYPS, encoded by the coding sequence ATGGCAAGCAAGGTCGTCATAGCGTTGACGGTGCTGGTCTTGGTCTCAGCCGGGGTGCTCGGTGCCCTGGTGCTGATAAACCCCGAACCAGAAGACACAAAGGTGAGTGCGAAGTTCGATAGCCCTTTGGACGGGTCCACGGTGAGCGGTGTGATAGGGATCAACGCTAACGTGACCAGCAAGAAGGCCATATCCTACGTCGTCCTCAGGCTCGATGACCAGACCATCGGCAACAAGACCATAGCCCCCTTCAGCTGGGAACTGAACACAACGCAACACGCCGAAGGACAGCACAACCTCAACCTTACCGCCGTCAACAGTGCCGGAGGGAGGGGCCAGTCGCAGGTCACGGTCACGATCAACAACGGCGGGACCACAGTTGGAATCACCTCCCCCAACAACATGTCGCACGTGAGCGGCGATGTCTTGGTGATGGCACAGGTGGTCAGCCCTCGCACCGTGAAGTACGTAAGCTTCGAGCTCGACGGAGATGAGGTCGCCAATCTATCCGCCGCCCCGTACGCGCTTCAGTGGAACACGAGCACCGCCTACAATGGGGAGCACGCCATACAAGTCAAGGCGGTCGACATCCTCAACATGTCTTGCCACGCCACGATAATCTTGATCGCCGACAACCCTTTCACATATAGGGACGCAAGAGGGATCGATGTCTCATTCCCCCGGATACCGCAGAGGATCGTGACCCTGGGCAACTCTTTCACTGAGGTGGTGTTCGCCGTCGGTGCGGGAGGGCAGCTCGTGGGCCGGGATAGCAAGAGCGTCTATCCGTCCGAAGCGCTCGCGGTGACGGATGTGGGCGGGACCTACGGGACTTCGATAAACAAAGAAGCGATCATTGCCACCATCCCCGATCTGATAATCGCCTGGAAGTACGCGACCACCGCCTCTGCCATCACTACGCTGGAGGCGGATGGCTACAAGGTCGTGGCATTGTCTCCTTCCAGCATCGATACGGTAAAATTGGAGATTCAGGACATCGGAATAATAGCCGGGCACAAGGTGGAAGCGCAGAAGATCGTGCAAAACATGACCGAGCGCATCAACAGAGTGATCGAGAAGGTGCCGGTCATTCCGGACAGCCAGAGGCCCAAGGTCTACTTCGAGCTGCGGAACGGCAACACCGTCAACAACACCACTATGAGCGGGGAGATCATCCGCCTGGCGGGAGGGCTCAACATCTACGGCAACGCCACCAAGACCAACCCCATTCCGAGCAGCGAGGTGACCATCAGCCGCCTGCCCGCCTTTATTGTGATAGAAGATCAGAGCATAGTGACCAATGCAGACATCGAAGCGCGGTCCGGGTGGAGCATCATCCCTGCGGTCCAACTGCACCAGATATACCGCATCAACGGCGAATGGATGACTGCGACTCCCCGGCTGGTGAACGCCATTGAGCAGATGCTGCAATGGTTTTATCCCAGCTGA